The Nostoc sp. NIES-3756 DNA window CCTCCAATTCTCTAGCAGCCGCTAAATTTGCCGCTACAGCATCACTTACAAACGTAAAATCACGAGTTTGCTGTCCATCACCGTAGACAGGAATCGCCTCATCCTGTAAAACAGATTTAAAAAACTTATGGAAAGCCATATCAGGGCGCTGTCTAGGGCCATAAACGGTAAAATAACGTAGAGCCACAAAAGGCACACCAAAGTTTTTGTGATACAGCCCACACAAACGTTCGGCAGCTAGCTTTGTGATGCCATAAGGAGAAACTGGTTGCGGAGGAATCCCTTCATGGGTAGGTAGTGTTTCGGCATCACCATACACACTAGAAGTAGATGCAAATACGAGTCTAGTTAATTTTTTCGCATCTTTAGCCGCTTCCAACAAAACTTGTGTAGCATTAATGTTGCGTTCAGTGTAAGCCCGAAATCCCTTACCCCAACTCGCTCTGACACCTGCCTGCGCCGCCTGATGGTAAACCACAGTGACATCTTGCAGCAGTGTCTGCCAATCCAAAAATTGAATATCTCCCTCGATAAAAGTAAAGTTAGGTGAAGATTGTAAATGAGCAATGTTCTTCCGTTTTAAGAAAGGGTCATAGTAATCGTTAACTTCATCAATCCCAATTACATCTTCACCTTGTTTGAGCAAGGCTTCTACTAGATGCGAACCAATAAACCCTGCTGCTCCAGTAACTATAATTTTTGCCATGTTACCTATTTTATTTTTATGTTCTAAGTCTTTATATCTACAGGTTAATAGTGACGATGAGATAAAGTCATTATTTCCTAGTTAGTTTTAAAACAATTATGCTGAGTTTGGCAAATTAACTAGAACTGGAAGGGAGATGAGGAAGATTTATAACTCAGCACGGGCTGAACGCCCCGCTACCGCTAACAGGACGCGCTAAACGCGCCGCTACCGCTAACAGCACTCATCACTCAGCACTTGCATCAGTGTCAGATTTGGGGAAAAATTGATCCGCGAGTAGTTTGATACCAATTCCCCAGAAGCCAATATCTGGGTTTCTTAATATTGAATTTTGAATTGGTACTTCTCGTTTTGCCAGAGACGCAAGAGGAAATCAGTGAAAGTTATAGTTGTAGGTAACGGGGGACGGGAACACGCTCTAGCGTGGAAACTGTTGCAATCACCGCAAGTTGAGCAAGTTGCCTGTGTGCCAGGAAATGGGGGAACGGCAACTCTGGCACGTTGCCAAAATGTACCTTTAGCAGTAGATGATTTTGCCGGAATTGGCGAATACGCCTTGACTCAAGGTTTTTCTTTGGTGGTAGTCGGGCCAGAAGTGCCTTTAGCTAAGGGAATCACCGACTATCTGCAAGATAAAGGATTAAAGGTATTTGGCCCAAGTAGAGCCGGGGCGCAGATTGAAGCGAGTAAGGCTTGGGCAAAAGCGCTGATGCAGGAAGCGGGTATTCCTACTGCTAAGGCTGCGGTATTTACGGAGGCAGCAGCAGCCAAGTCATACATCAGAGCGCAGGGAGTGCCGATAGTAGTTAAAGCCGATGGTTTAGCGGCGGGTAAGGGTGTTACCGTTGCCGAAACCATAGAACAGGCAGAAAGCGCCATTGATGCTATCTTTCAAGGGCAGTTCGGCAGCGCTGGGGAGTTCGCCGTCATTGAAGAATGCTTGATTGGACAAGAAGTCTCAGTATTAGCCTTAACGGATGGAGTAACAATTCGACCCTTGCTTCCAGCCCAAGACCATAAGCGGATAGGAGAGGGTGATACAGGAGATAATACCGGAGGGATGGGAGCCTACGCCCCAGCACCTATTGCCACACCAGAGATTATGGCAAGGGTACAAACAGAAGTTTTAGAGAGAGCGATCGCAGCTTTAAAATCCAAAGGTATAGATTATCGTGGTGTACTCTACGCCGGCTTGATGATTGCACCCAGTGGGGATTTTAAAGTTCTAGAATTTAACTGCCGCTTTGGCGACCCAGAAACGCAAGTTATTCTCCCCCTGTTAGCCACACCCCTAGAGGAGTTAATTCTCGCTTGTGTAGAACAACGTTTAGGTGAACTACCCCCCATAGCTTGGCAAACAGGAGCATCCGCCACCGTAGTAGCAGCTTCTGGTGGTTATCCTGGGGATTATGAAAAAGGCAAAGTCATTACAGGTATCCCCCAAGCAGAAACCACAGGCGCGACAGTGTTTCATGCAGGCACAAAATTAAACGAGCAGCAACAAATAGTTACAGACGGCGGCAGAGTCCTAAACGTAACAGGAATCGGAGAAAATTTTGAACAAGCCCTCGCACAAGCGTACACTGGAATTAAGTCCATTGACTTTTCGGGCATATACTACAGGAAAGACATTGGGCATAGAGTTCTTAATTGACTGTTAATTGTTGACTATGGACTATGGACTAATGACTAATGACCAAAATAACTGTTAATTTTTAAGTTGTTGGGGTTGATATCAAGAGCTACTAACAACTTTAATTGAGATGCTGGCGCTGTTAAAAACAATTCGAGAAGCGATCGCCAATTGGTGGTCAGAGTTCACCCTCCAAACTAAACTGTTAGCCGCAGCCACTTTAGTGGTTTCCTTGGTGATGAGTGGTTTGACATTTTGGGCGGTGAACACAATTCAACAAGATGCCCGAATGAATGACACTCGGTTTGGGCGAGATTTAGGGCTGCTTTTGGCTGCTAATGTTGCACCCCTAGTGGCTGACCATAATCTCACCGAGGTTGCCCAGTTTTCCCAACGCTTCTACAGCACCACCTCTAGCGTGCGCTATATGCTCTACGCTGATGAAACTGGGAAAATCTTTTTTGGCATTCCTTTTTGGGAACCAGAGGTGGAAAACTCCCTCTCCATTGAGCGACGCATCCAACTACCAGAAGATTACCCTGGTGATGGTGACAAGCCAATGGTGCGGCAACACATGAGTCCAGATGGAGTTGTGACTGATGTGTTTATCCCCCTGATTGTCGATAAAAAATACTTAGGTGTATTGGCTATTGGCATCAACCCCAACCAAATAGCTGTCACCTCTACTAATTTCACTCGTGATGTGACCATTGCTGTGTTCATCACAATTTGGGTCATGGTGATTTTGGCAGGGGTGGTAAATGCTTTGACCATCACCAAGCCCATCAAGGAATTATTGGTAGGGGTAAAACAAATCGCCGCCGGGAATTTCAAGCAGCGTATTGATTTGCCCTTGGGAGGCGAATTAGGTGAGTTAATCCTCAATTTTAACGAGATGGCAGAGCGCCTAGAGCGTTATGAAGAACAAAATATTGAGGAACTCACAGCAGAAAAAGCCAAACTCGAAACTTTAGTTTCTACCATCGCCGACGGTGCTGTGTTGATTGATAACAATATGCAGGTGATTTTAGTCAACCCCACAGCAAGACACATTTTTGGTTGGGAAGGGGCAGATGATGTGGTAGGGAGTAATGTATTACACCACTTACCCCCGACAATACAAATGGAAATCACCAGAACCTTGTACGAGATGGCATCTGGTGAATGCGAAAGTGCCGAGTTTCGCCTTACCCTCAGCCAACCCAGCAAACGCACAATTCGGATTCTTTTAACTACAGTCCTCGACTTGCAACGGGAAAATATCAAAGGCATTGCCATCACAGTTCAAGATATTACCCGTGAAGTGGAGTTAAATGAGGCTAAAAGCCAATTTATCAGTAACGTTTCCCATGAACTGCGAACACCGTTATTTAATATCAAATCTTTTATTGAAACCTTGCACGACTACGGCGAGGATTTAAGCTTAGAAGAACGCAAGGAATTTCTGCAAACTGTTAACAATGAAACAGACCGTTTGACTCGCTTAGTTAACGATGTTTTAGATTTATCTAAGCTAGAATCTGGTCGTAGCTACAACTTTGATGGGGTAGATTTAGCCCAGGCGATTGAACAAACATTGCGTACCTATCAACTCAACGCCAGAGATAAAGGTATTGAACTCATTCAAGAGGTCGCCCCTGGATTACCACTAGTTTTAGGCAATTACGACTTGTTATTACAAGTCCTAGCGAATTTGGTCGGAAATGCCCTTAAATTCACTTCCGCAGGTGGCAAAATAGCCATTCGTACCTACAAGCTAGACCCTAAAGCCAATTCTCCCAATCATTCTGCCCAGGTGCGTGTAGAAGTTTCTGACACTGGTATTGGTATCGCCCCAGAAGACCAACAAGCCATTTTTGACCGTTTCTTCCGGGTAGAAAACAGGGTTCACACCTTGGAGGGTACAGGTTTAGGCTTGTCAATTGTGAGAAATATCGTGGAACGACACCACAGTAAAGTCAATCTAGTCAGTGAAGTCGGTGTTGGTACTACTTTTTGGTTCGACTTGACCTTGTTTGAAGAAGAAGCGCCAAAAAAGATGGCTGAACTTACAGGTGAACAAGCTACACTACCTGCTGTTTAGTAGTGAGTGGCAAGTCAAAGAAAATAACTAATAACTAGGGACTTCCAACGAGAAAACATCCTAAAAAATGTATATTTTATCTATTTTGCCGGGAAGACCTCATACGCAGTGAAACGAAGTGTAGGGGATATTAAAAAAATTACCCTAGTATGGTCGTTTTCCAGACTAGGGAAAAATAGTTAATTAATAACAAGCTTGGATTGTGTTAATTTCCGAAACGACAAAGTTGATTAAACAACTACGAAATTGCTGACGCTAAGTGAAGATACATTATATACTTGTGCAAGTTGTACCTGAGTAAATCCACCACCGTTGCCATCTTGATCAAAGTACAGCGCCCCTATGCTACTGTCATAAATAAATCTTTGATTGCTCGTCGTGGCAACTGTACCCAAGGTAAACTGATTAGAAGATAGTGAACCTGCTGTTAACCCTCCACCAAAACCAGTGGCAGATATTTGAATAATGTCAATGAGGTTGTCAAATTTATAGATACTATCAACCCCTTCATTAAAATTATTGAAAACAAAGTTATCTACATTGAAACCACCAATCAGAACATCATTACCTGTACCGCCAATTAAGGTATTCACGGCAAGTGAAGACTCAACATTTAAGGTATCATTACCGGCCCCACCAATTAGAGTGTGAGATGTGATGACATAGGTGTTACTAGCACCTCTAGCAGATAGATAATCGTCTCCATCACCACCATCTAGTATATGTAGCCTAGAGGAATTATCTGCGTTAAGGAAATCATTTCCTGCACCCCCATAAAGGAAGTTGTTACCATACGAACCCCTAACATCCAAAGTATCATTACCAGCCCCACCAATTAGGGTTTGAGTTCCGCCGGAGAAGGAGGAATAATTATTAGTAGCGGACAGATAATCATCGCCATCACCACCATCTAGTAGGTTGGTTCCTCCTGTAACGTCTGCATATAAAAAGTCGTTACCTGCACCGCCATAAAGATTGTTCTTACTACGAGAATTGTTGTTAACGCCTAAAGTGTCATTACCAGCATTCCCATAAAGTACTGTGTCTCCATAGTTGCCGACAATGTTGTCATCATAGGACGTACCGACAATCTCTAATCGTTCGATATTTTTGTAACTGACTTGATTTGGGCTGGCAGTAACTAAACCCTGCTGGGTGGTAGTGTTAAAGCTTGAGGTGATGGGAGCGATCGCAGTGCTATAGTCAATGAATAAGTAATCATTACCTATCCCTCCATCAACTGTTTGAGTTGCTAAGGGATAGACAACGGTGTCGGCGGGTGGGCTACTAATGTAGAATGAGTCGTTACCACTATCACCAGAGAAAGTGTTACTACCTTGAACTCCATAGGCGTAAAAAGTATCATTTCCGTTTCCACCTGAAACTTTATTGCTGCCTTTCCATTGAAAACTCACATCAAGGATGTCATTTCCATCATCTCCATTCAAGACATTATTACCAGCAGAGAAATCAACTCCAATATAATCATCTCCACTTCCACCCCGGAGTGTATTGTTTCCTTGTGAGTAGCGAGCATAAAGCTTATCATTATCAGAACCACCATCTAAGGAATTTTTTCCAGAAGAAAAGCGAATATCTAAAATATCTTTTCCACTTCCACCCTTGATAATGTTATCTCCACGGGAACTATAAACGTAAATTTCATCATCTCCTGTTCCCCCATCTAAAAGGTTGTTCCCAGAGGAATTGGCAGCATCAAGGTAATCATTACCTGCTTCTGCATAGAGACTATTATTACCCTCTTCTCCGTTTAAATAGTCATCACCTTCACCACCGTAGAGTTTGTCATTACCTAAACCTCCATGCAGTTTGTCATTACCTAAGCCTCCATAGAGAGTGTCATTACCTAAGCCTCCATAGAGGTTGTCATCTCCTGCAAATCCTTTGATAATATCATCTTCATCAGTACCATAAAGGAAATCAATTTGATTTGGGTTATCTCTACCATTGATAATGGCCATAAATTTGACTCCTTTGAAATTCAAGCTTTAGACAATTTTTCAGTTTTCAATTGGGATTTAAAGCTGTAGTCATGGAATAATGATCGACCAAAAGTCGTGATGTCGGCAGACTTCGTTTCGCCATGAGCCAGAACTATTTGTGTATGGATATTAACCCTATTGATAAGCTTACTGATCTACTTATCTAATCTTTTGCAAAAATATTTCTAGTCTGGCAATCTGTACACCAACAAATAATAATTTAGAGCAATAAATCGTCTCAGATACTAATTAATGCTCTTTTGAGTTAATGGCAATTTTTTAAATTTATCTCACAAATAAACCTGAATATTTTTGATATTCAAGGCGGTCATTAGGTAAATTAAATCCCCAACAATAGGGATAAGAGGAATAACTTACTACCCCTGAATTAAGCGCAATAAATACACAGAACACTCTAAATATAGAGATATAGTATATTGATGGAAAAGTCTATAGATGTATAAGCATATTTACATACAACATAATTTCGTAAATTTTACAGTTCTCACTCATTACTTTATTAAAAACCTTAATAGTCCCTGTAGGGGTTTTCCCAGCGTTGTAGCAAGTGGCGTGAGGGTGCGCGACAGCGTGGGTGGGGTCTTTTTGCAGCTCACAAACTTGAAATGGCTACTGCTTTAACATCTTCTCACCGCTAACCCTTGCGGGTGTGACGGGAGTCTTCTTTCGGAATTTAGATAAAATCAGATTATTTACTGATATTTTTTACTTTTAAGTTGTGGCTAAAATTTTCTGTCCCCAGTGCCATCAGCAGGTTGAGAGTCAGGCTATCACTTGCCCTAACTGCCGTACAACGCTGAAAGCTTACGGTCATCCTGGTATTACTCTACACCGTGCTACTAAAGGCACATATTTGTGTGACACCTGTACTTATCACGCTGATGATACTTGTACTTTTCCCCAGCGCCCTGACGCTAAAGACTGCACTCTTTACCAAAATATTGCTGAAAGAAACGCCCAGCTAGAAGAACAGAAAAACTTTCATAATTTTGACGTGTCTATCAAAAGTTGGATTAAACGTAATCAAGCTTTGATACTGGTATTAGGTTTATTAGTCATTTGTTTGCTGTTCGTCATGTTAACCTCTTAATTTTGAATTGTCATATCCAATTGTGCCAACTTCTTACAAGCAAATTCCCGTACCTGCTCATCTGGGTCATTTTGGGCGCGATCGCGCAATAATTGTACAGTCTGGGGATGGTGCGGATATTGTTCGATAATTGTTTCTAGAGCCAGTTGGCGGGGGTTGTGCTGGAAGTTGTACTCACGGGTAAAGGGGTCATTCATTGCACAGTGATAAAACACGTCAAACATACTTGGGTCATTTTTAAAACTGCGCGTTAATTCTTGCAGTGCTGTATGTCGCACATCTAAATGGTTATCAGACACAGCACGTTTTTTGAGAATTGGTAAAGTGTCGGGGTCATCTTTAAACCCTCTAGCTAATTCCTGTAATGCACCTTGGCGGACATTGGCGTATTTATCTGATGTGGCACGTTTTTTAAGAATTGGTAAGGTATCAGGGTCATTTTTAAAGCCCCTGGCTAATTCTTGCACAGCCGCACGGCGTACAGACTCATTATCATCAGATGTGGCGCGTTGCTTGAGAATTGATAAGGTATCGGGGTCATCTTTAAAACCCCTGGCTAATTCTTGTACCGCCGCACGTCGCACATCCGAGTGGGTATCAACTACAGCACGCCCTTTGAGAATTGATAGTGTATCGGGGTCATCTTTAAAACCCCTGGCTAATTCTTGTACCGCCGCACGGCGGACATATTTATCATTATCAATCGTGGCACGCCCTTTTAACCAGGGGAGGGTTTGCGGTTCATCTTTGAAACCCCTAGCTAATTCTTGTACTGCGGCTTGGCGGACATCAAAAGATTTATCAGCGATCGCACTTTGTTGGAGAATAGATAAAGTATCAGGGTGATCCTTAAATACCCTGGCTAATTCCTGCACGGCGGCTTGGCGCACATACTCATTATCATCACTAGCCACACTTTGTTGCAGAGTAGATAAGGTATCGGGGTCATCTTTAAACACTCTGGCTAATTCCTGCACTGCGGCTTGGCGCACAGTCCAATCTTTACTAGTAGCGCACCCTTTCAACCAAGACAGGGTATCGGGACTATCTTTAAAAGCTCTCACCAATTCTTGCACAACTACTTGTCTCACAGCGCCGGAATTATCGGTGACAGCACGCCCTTTCAGCCAAGGTAGAGTGTTAGGGTTATCCTTAAAACCCCTAGCTAATTCCTGCATTGCGGCTTGGCGTACATACTCATTATCGTCAATTGTTCCCCGTTGTTTGACAATTGGCAAAGTATCAGGGTCATCTCTAAAACCCCTAGCTAATTCTTGCACGGCGGCTTGGCGGACAGTCCAATCATTATCTATAGTGGCGCATTTTTTCAACCAAGATAAAGTATCGGGGTCATCTTTGAAACTCCGCGCCAATTCTTGCAAGGC harbors:
- a CDS encoding NAD-dependent epimerase/dehydratase family protein, yielding MAKIIVTGAAGFIGSHLVEALLKQGEDVIGIDEVNDYYDPFLKRKNIAHLQSSPNFTFIEGDIQFLDWQTLLQDVTVVYHQAAQAGVRASWGKGFRAYTERNINATQVLLEAAKDAKKLTRLVFASTSSVYGDAETLPTHEGIPPQPVSPYGITKLAAERLCGLYHKNFGVPFVALRYFTVYGPRQRPDMAFHKFFKSVLQDEAIPVYGDGQQTRDFTFVSDAVAANLAAARELEAVGEIFNIGGGSRVVLAEVLDTMEQIVGQPIKRNHIDKAMGDARHTAADVSKARKILGYAPNVTLKEGLVQEWQWVKSLYT
- the purD gene encoding phosphoribosylamine--glycine ligase, which encodes MKVIVVGNGGREHALAWKLLQSPQVEQVACVPGNGGTATLARCQNVPLAVDDFAGIGEYALTQGFSLVVVGPEVPLAKGITDYLQDKGLKVFGPSRAGAQIEASKAWAKALMQEAGIPTAKAAVFTEAAAAKSYIRAQGVPIVVKADGLAAGKGVTVAETIEQAESAIDAIFQGQFGSAGEFAVIEECLIGQEVSVLALTDGVTIRPLLPAQDHKRIGEGDTGDNTGGMGAYAPAPIATPEIMARVQTEVLERAIAALKSKGIDYRGVLYAGLMIAPSGDFKVLEFNCRFGDPETQVILPLLATPLEELILACVEQRLGELPPIAWQTGASATVVAASGGYPGDYEKGKVITGIPQAETTGATVFHAGTKLNEQQQIVTDGGRVLNVTGIGENFEQALAQAYTGIKSIDFSGIYYRKDIGHRVLN
- the nblS gene encoding two-component system sensor histidine kinase NblS, encoding MLALLKTIREAIANWWSEFTLQTKLLAAATLVVSLVMSGLTFWAVNTIQQDARMNDTRFGRDLGLLLAANVAPLVADHNLTEVAQFSQRFYSTTSSVRYMLYADETGKIFFGIPFWEPEVENSLSIERRIQLPEDYPGDGDKPMVRQHMSPDGVVTDVFIPLIVDKKYLGVLAIGINPNQIAVTSTNFTRDVTIAVFITIWVMVILAGVVNALTITKPIKELLVGVKQIAAGNFKQRIDLPLGGELGELILNFNEMAERLERYEEQNIEELTAEKAKLETLVSTIADGAVLIDNNMQVILVNPTARHIFGWEGADDVVGSNVLHHLPPTIQMEITRTLYEMASGECESAEFRLTLSQPSKRTIRILLTTVLDLQRENIKGIAITVQDITREVELNEAKSQFISNVSHELRTPLFNIKSFIETLHDYGEDLSLEERKEFLQTVNNETDRLTRLVNDVLDLSKLESGRSYNFDGVDLAQAIEQTLRTYQLNARDKGIELIQEVAPGLPLVLGNYDLLLQVLANLVGNALKFTSAGGKIAIRTYKLDPKANSPNHSAQVRVEVSDTGIGIAPEDQQAIFDRFFRVENRVHTLEGTGLGLSIVRNIVERHHSKVNLVSEVGVGTTFWFDLTLFEEEAPKKMAELTGEQATLPAV
- a CDS encoding calcium-binding protein, giving the protein MAIINGRDNPNQIDFLYGTDEDDIIKGFAGDDNLYGGLGNDTLYGGLGNDKLHGGLGNDKLYGGEGDDYLNGEEGNNSLYAEAGNDYLDAANSSGNNLLDGGTGDDEIYVYSSRGDNIIKGGSGKDILDIRFSSGKNSLDGGSDNDKLYARYSQGNNTLRGGSGDDYIGVDFSAGNNVLNGDDGNDILDVSFQWKGSNKVSGGNGNDTFYAYGVQGSNTFSGDSGNDSFYISSPPADTVVYPLATQTVDGGIGNDYLFIDYSTAIAPITSSFNTTTQQGLVTASPNQVSYKNIERLEIVGTSYDDNIVGNYGDTVLYGNAGNDTLGVNNNSRSKNNLYGGAGNDFLYADVTGGTNLLDGGDGDDYLSATNNYSSFSGGTQTLIGGAGNDTLDVRGSYGNNFLYGGAGNDFLNADNSSRLHILDGGDGDDYLSARGASNTYVITSHTLIGGAGNDTLNVESSLAVNTLIGGTGNDVLIGGFNVDNFVFNNFNEGVDSIYKFDNLIDIIQISATGFGGGLTAGSLSSNQFTLGTVATTSNQRFIYDSSIGALYFDQDGNGGGFTQVQLAQVYNVSSLSVSNFVVV
- a CDS encoding zinc ribbon domain-containing protein produces the protein MAKIFCPQCHQQVESQAITCPNCRTTLKAYGHPGITLHRATKGTYLCDTCTYHADDTCTFPQRPDAKDCTLYQNIAERNAQLEEQKNFHNFDVSIKSWIKRNQALILVLGLLVICLLFVMLTS